ACAATCCTTTTTTTTCGAAAATATTCATTGTTGCattgttttgtattttcttcTAGTTTCTCAGTTACCAACATAGATTTTAGGTACAGTTCTGGTTTTGAGGGCATCCAATCCTTACTCCTTATGGAGATGACTCCGGTTGTTGAGaagttttgtgttttttgggGTTTGGGACGGTGGATGCCTTTGTGTATAGTTTTCTGTTTAGTGGGGGTGTCTAGTTTCACTTTGATCAGGTTTTGTTTTcgtgggaaggacctctcatccttcttttgtacttttattattaccaatatatatttcatttctgatgcaaaaaaaaaaaaaaaaaaccttattaaACATTAATTTCTCCTTGATAATCACCAAAGGTTTTTATCGTAGCTCTTAGCATGATAAGCCTTTTCCAGGTTCTTTTTATTTCTGCAACCTCAAGATAAACAATAGCCTAACTATAGAACGTAGTTCCATTTTTCTCTGCTTGAGATGATCAATTAGATGTTTGTTAGGAGAGGGTGTATGGATATTCTAATGGCTGTAGAGTCTTTCAATTTTGTAACTATGGAATCCGGAATtcaaattcattcctttgagAATGGAGCCACTGCTTTGAGACATTAGCCTCGCAATTAGATGTTTGTTATGAGAGGGTGTATGGATATTCTAATGGCTGTAGTCTTTCAATTTTGTAACTGTAGAATCTGGAATTTGAATTCATTCCCTCGAGGATGGAGCCATCACTTTAAGATGTTAGCAGAAGTTGgtctttgataaaaaaatataatggcAATATTTCTTGAAACAATTAATCAACATTGTACTTATTGCAGACATATTTGACTTGTACAGTAATGCTCTACATATAAGCATAATGGAGTGATTTGATAATGCAAAAAAAGGTTTCTGGGTTTCATCTGCACATGTAAATTCTAAAAATGGTGTCTGTTTCCACATAAGAACATGTTTGTATATGATTTGCCTTGAGACAACTTAATTACTTTTCTGGAGCATGAGGTTTTGAGATATCATTACAATTGCCTTCAGAGAGACTGGGTTTGATGTTAATTTCACCTATAATTTCAGAGTGTGATGGATGTGCCCAAGTATGTGCCGCCTGCAGAGAAGCTAACAAAGACTCCGAAGCCATCTGGAGGAGTTTATGGCTCTGCAGCGTCTGACCGCCCTTATTCCTGTCCTTATGAAGGGTGTGAAAAATCCTACATCCATGAATACAAGCTGAAACTCCACTTAAGAAGAGAGCACCCTGGTCATATCTCAGATGAGAATGCTGAGAACGCCCAAGCTAATATTGATAATGAGCCCGATGAAGGCAGTGATCAAGATGCCTATGTTGGAAAACGTGGGAATGGCAAGAGTCAGAAAGCGAGCAAGGCCAAGTCAAACTTGAAGATGCCTCCTTCAAAGGTTACACAGCGCAAAGCCTCAAATCCACCTCCTGCCAACTTGAATGTAATCAAGAAACAGTGGCCAGTCAAAGAAGAAATTTACGAGGAAGAAGATAGTGAAGAAACAGAAGAGGACCGCGACAATGTTGAGGATGGATGGAGGTATGCTGAGAACAATGAGGATGACGACGAGGAGACAGAGTATGAGGACTAAGTCAATATCATGGCACCTCCTGTGTATCTCACCTTCCCTGCTCTCATATGaaacttttattcatttatttattttctgtaGGGACGGGTAATAGTGTTTTACAAACTTAAATGGAATTGCTTTGGGGAAGCagtttattagaaaataaattccTATAAAGAATTAAGTTACTCTGTGTAATTTTGTAGCTGGATAATCATACAACCTTCTTGATAGTGTTTTGTAAATTTACTGGTATTCCTTTTGGGTACATggtatattagaaaataatgctTCTATTGAGAATTAAGTCACTCTGTGTACTTTTCTGGGTCTATGTTTTTTGACATGaatccctccctccctctctctctctctctctctctctctctccctctctctctctccaattAGGATACTCTTTACTTCCTGGATCTGTTCTTTTTATGCATTCATGAATCTCTCCGTGTGTTATGGGCTCTCTCTGTATGTGTGATGGAAATAGGCTCTTTCCCTCCTCCCCTCTTCTATGGAGGAAAAATATCATTTTGGGTTTGAGGAAGACCTCATTTtggaaatcaagaaaattaataaataccTATGTTGTGCTTTGATcattaaaaaaactaaggaggtaaaagagattttcttttactatgcttttcttttctttaataaaaaggcaaaaaaattagaaaaatgtaaaaattttataataaattttcatgataaatcaaatgaaaatgttAATCTTTTAGGAGCATGGATTGAATGACATAAAACATGCTTAAAAGTTTGCAACTTCGTTTGGTATGAGGgagaatagaaatgaaaatgttaataatttctAGTTGGTTAAAAGGtgcaaaataaatcaaagaaggCTACAAACTAACAAGTAACAACCACCCAAAGCAAACTAGGGGTAAAATTTTCTTGAAGTTTAGGGTTTGTTTTGGTTATGGTTTTTatgcttgtttttaaaaaatatttttaagttaaagaataaaaaacaaatttttagaattttataaaaaaatttgtttggataagttgtttttaaaaatgatatttctattttgattttgtaaaagcaTTGTAAATAtaacttatataatattaattaaatttaattcaagtcttattaaaattgaaattagttTTGCAATTGTAAATAGATAttctttttagtaaaatatgaatagtaacataaattatatttttttatataaaaatataattttagtatatgttaaaaaaataagaatattaacatATTTGTAAAGTATAATCGATTTCTCtcttgttaaaaataaataataataataataattattttattcaaaatgaataataaataaagtttaacttttttaatatgtaaattagctaaattttttattacatgtacACATTTATTACTAAACACAATATTCTTAAGTGCTTTGATTTAGTatacaattaatttgattgattttttgaattctaaattattattaaaacttaaaagattcattaaagaatttcaATTGTTAATTATGTGTGACTTAATTTAGAAACTATTTGCCTaatgtgaaaatataaaaaatatagagaaataaaatttaaattattaattatttctcatttaatttaaaatctatttacctagtgagaaaattcaaaaactatAGTTGTATTTATAAGAGAAATAGTAAAGTCATGATTTacaatatatcaatttttgtctaataatttttttttttgtagtaattaaatctattttttgagtttcaacttatttaaaaaaatttttaaactcattaataaattcaataaaatgtgttgcttgatttgaatttcatttatttagtgagaaaatttataaaaatataattatgtgtagaaaaaataatatagacATTATGAActgaattttattcataaatttatagtattagTGGGTTGAcgatttgagttttaaattatttttaaaaattactagagcTCATTAATAAATCCAATGCATAGATTtgcttaattttgattttagttatctagtgaaaaaaagaaaaaaaatgattttatatagaagagaaataatagtcattttaaaccaatttttgttcataaatttttggtATTACTTAAATCACTATTTGAAtttcaagttattttaaaatactagaATCCTTAAAACTTCtcaagtcttatttaattttgagttctTTTTttgtctaatgaaaaatattggaaaattatGGTTTTATATATAAGAGAAACAATAGAATTACTTTAGAGTATCAATTTATAGGTTCCTAAAACAAAGTAAATAAGGAATTTGGTATgttaggaaaattaaaattttctacgATACGTGGTTGATAGGGAATCTTCATACATTTAATTGATATGTTAGATTTTGATCTTTGGAAAGTCATGAACATCATGCTTGGTCAAAATAAATTCTTGTACTATGTTTGAAATAGTTCAAAATATATGTTTCCCAAAGTGAAAAATGACAAAGTTGGctaaaatgatttaaatgttttatttccAAATATAAAATACCTTCCTATCGGTTGTTTCTATTATAAGGACACTTGTGAGTGATactatgcatttttttttaccacaaGGTTGAGATAGAGTGCAGTATTATGTTGACATCTTTCAAAGATATCTTTCTTCCTGGTATTTTTTCTGAGTGAGGTTGGGAGCCTCTGGCCTCACTTCCTGAAGTTGTGTATCCCCACTATATACATATGTTCTACATGAAGATCCATTCAATTGTGTCTAGGCTCGCATTTTGAGTCTTGATTGATGTATGGACAAAATCTATTAATCACTCCTCAGTCTATTCGTCAAGCTCTCGGCGTATCGTCTCTTCAAGAAGCTTATCCTCATTTTACAGCTGAGGTAAATCAGGAAACCAAATCTGTAGAGCTGCTAGGGGCACCTGCATTGTAAACATTGTTTCAACATATGGACTATTTAAGTTGGCTGTGTTCAAATTgctcaaataatattttttcattgaaatatgTAGCCCCCCCCACCACTccttttcatatatttgttcCATAAGTATATATGGGGCTGCTTCATATATACCAATCAAGTAAACAAATCTATGGGGCTGCTTCATGCACTTGCTTTGTAACACTAGAAATAGAGTTGCACccagaaaaaatcaaaataattaacatgcGCAGAACAAGTCTTAGAAATATGAAGAGTGGTTGTGTTCTCAAATTgctaaaagaatatttttaaccAAATGTGTATAAACCAAAAGCTACCTCAAGTCAATCTTCCCTTCTCTTCTTCTATCTTTGTTCCAGACTCCCAGCTTCAGAATTAATCTTAAATCAAAGAAACAGAGCATGCTCTGCACCCATCTTGTGAGAAGTGTTGGGATGAGAAGGTAGTGTATGTGTCTGTTGTTACACACCCAAAAGAGAGTCATGCAGCCTCTTAGAACTGATAATCATAAGCGGTTCAAGGGAAAGCCGGCCATGTATTCTCAATGCATTAGCCCATGGAAAACAATACTGAGGGAGGTCCATTAGCCCTAGACAGTTCTTTATATTGAGAAAGGAGAGGCAGGTGGACAGGCAAGTACTGGAGTGTGCAGGGTGACCTGAGATTCTTGCAATGACTGATACCATTGATTTCCTCTCCGcctttgaaaaaacaaaatagataGATAAATTCAGAAATAACCTAGTCCATTATGAAAGTAGAATGGAAACAACCCTTATTTGGTTGTAGTCTCAAATTGTTCAAAACGTTATCTACCTGTGGTTGAGCttccctttctttttatctttgttGCAACTTCTGATGATCTAGCTTAAGAAAAAgcctcttaaaaaaaataagtagagCATGCTCTGCACCATTCTGAAACTTGATAATCAGAGATGGCCCTCAGGATTCTTTGGCAAGAAATCAGAACACAAACTGTGTCATGAATTTTTAGGGAGTAAGTCTATTGAAATGAGCTTGAGGATGAAAGGATATTCCATTTAACAATTGGTGGTTCAAGAAATCAGACCTGTAGAGATGTTGAGCATATGCACAATGTAAACATCAATCCATCTTAGAAGTATGTAAGACAAGATGTAAGCTGCGATCGGTACCATAATGAGAGTGAAGCACGGCCTCACCTGAAAGACACCAAAAgtcatttataataataaatcaaattggCATTCAATGTGGCACATCATCCcattttgaagaaacatattttGGGCAAAGAACCAGACCTTGCATTCATGCAGTTCCACCTTCATTAGAATAGCACACCATCTATCACTATACGTGGAATGTGAGCTATATGACACCAATCTTCACCTTTCTCAAATCGGCACCGATGTTCCAgcaaagggcatttttgtaTTTCAAGCAATTGAAGCTTGGGGCAGTAGGAGACGCATAATTCTTCAAGAGACGTGAAATGTTGAAGACCCACTTGTGTCAAGGATTGGAGCTCAGGGCAGAAtgaaatatgtagctttttaaGAGAGGCATAGCTTTGAAGACCCACTTCTGTCAAGGACTGAAGCCTAGGGCAGTCATTGATGTATAATTGTTTGAGAGAGGCGAGGTGTTGAAGACCAGACCCTATTAAGTACAGGAGGGCAGGGCAACCACTGATCTGCAATTCTTCAAGAGAGGTGAGATGTTGAAGCCCCTCTTTCCCAAAGGAGTGGAGCTCAGGGCAGTAGTAGATGGATAAGTTTGTGAGAGAGGTAAGTTGTTGGAGCCCCATGCCGTCCAGAGACTTGAGATCTGAAACATTTCGAGTTTAAGAGTGGTAAGTGTGGAGGGCAGTGGGCAATCCTTGGGCAATGACTCCAACTCTTCCCATCCACCTTTGAATGTGAAATGTGTGAGAGAGACCAACATTTGCAAACCCAATTCCACCAGGGGTGTGAGTTTGTCGCAGTCCCAAATTTCAAGTGCACATAGATTGGAGGGCAGACCTCCTCTCTGAAACAACAATTCTGGACAGCGCTTTAAAATCAATCTCTTCAAAGATGAAGAGTTATGCGCCAACAACTCGAGCTTCGAGCACCCCCAGATCTGATAGCATGCCGAATTGAGAGCTGGCAATTCAGTAAATACAAGATCAGGGCAATTGTGAATCTTCAAGAAACCAAGAGATGTGAGGTCCCCCTCAAGAACCCAAATCGACAGGTTTTCAAGCCCCTCAAGACCATCAATTATTAGATGAGTCAGCCTGGGGAAGGCTCCTAATGAGAAGGATAATGAGAGAGATTCACAGCTACTATAACGTATCCAAAACTGTTCTAGGAATGGGAGGTGGCATTTGAACAACTCAGGTAGGAGAAAGTCTAGTTTGGTAGACCTGTAAATGTGCAGTGTTGATTACCAAGAATTTCAGAAAACAATTGTTGGTTTGCAAGGTTCTCTCCTCTAGCAAGGTCTCTACAGAGTCACATTTTATAATTTGGAGGTGCCGCAATCCCGCTGGTAGTTGCTTCCACTGAGAGATGTCTGAAGTTTGAATAGGAGAAGTAAAGCCACCAGCTGGCCTTTTCAACTGCAATTTACCATAGTCAATCATCACCAATTCACTGATCGAAGGAACTCTGAGTGAAGCCATATGTAGTTGTGgacaagaaataatttttagtttcttcAATGATCGAAGCTGTTTTGGTAATTTCCCAGTGAGTCTGGGACAttggattatataaagctccTGAAGACGAGGGAATTCTCCATGTCTGCATCCACAACATaaccatttctcccaattgGGCAAATGAAAAAATCTTAGAGTTTCTAAGGATGGGAAGGAGGGCTTAACTGTAATGGAAGAAGAAGCATTTCTGTAAAACTCACTACCCAATCTCTTTACTACTATCATTGCTAAGATGCATAGATGTTTAAGAGAGGGTAGCTAGCTGCCCAAGAGGTGGCAATGATGAGCAATTTTTACAATTCCAAAGTTCTAAGGATACAAGATTGAAGAATGAAGGATCTCCCACCCAATCAGGAAAAATTATAGCAGGATAGTTTCTGatcttcaatttttctaaatttggatGAGGTTGGAAGTTGGGGAATATACCACTAGTGATAACACCATAATCCCAAGTCGAGTCTACCTCATCAAGGTACCTTTTATCTTTCATATATGCCCACAATGTATCCTTAACACTATATTCTCCATTGTTGAAATGCTACGTGTTCCCAAAATACTTGAAAGCTccttcaattcttcaatttttaatcAACCATTTTGGCCCCCCATAAAACTAATCCACGTATGTAAACTTTTCATATATTACTTTGATCTTTGATTGTTTTAGTTATCTCTATTATCTCACACGtttaatttagattaatttATTCACCATTTATATTGTAATCTTTGAAAACTCGCATTCACCTCCTCTAGGTGTTACTCTACTGGATAAACGATTTTTCAAGCATTACTTACAATAGGTTTTGGGGATCGAGAGGATTCCATCGGGTGAGGACTAGGGGGATTAGATGCATCCTAGCCACCATGTCAATATATATGTCCATATATAAGCCTATGATCTCCAGAGCTATGAGTAATGGTCAAATAACTCAACACTCTTGTTTCCTATATAAGATGAATTTCAGGGACTCGATGGAGGGTTTAAAAAGCGTTGTCAACTCATAACAGACAAAATCTTAGAATCAATATCTATTCAATGCACCTATAGAACcttttgataaatatatttggtaTTGATTCTTAGgcttttaaaaaagttttaaattaagattttttGTAAACATATCAATAATTTGATCATATAAGACTTTGCATATTTCAGTTATCTAAACTTCCTTCTTTGTAATGCATTCTTTAACAAAATAAGAGTACGTATAATGGAACCCTAAACCCTTTGGAAATGCAATTTTTGATTTGTTGTTGATATAAATCAATGTTGGTTCTTTTTGTGGATAAAAAGACTCTTTTAATggattttttaaaccaaattaTATGACAAACACATAATATGCCGTTGAAACAAGTTTTGATTCACAAGTTGAAATTATCATACTGAATCGTTTTTTTAAGTCACAATGAATGCAATCGTAGTGAGGtaaaatttatgtatatatttattaccaTGTGTGACATAGGccttttaaatatttagattATAGAGTAGGCTTCTTAATATGATATTGTTAATCATTATTTGTATTGTGATAACGAAACTTTAATGTTGTGTTTAATTAGTTCgagaaaaatactaagaaaaaaatgttaaggtatattattttctcattttcatttatattatgataggtagaaacaaataaaatagaagtgaaaattattaaaaacttacATGTTCTCAaatgatttaatctttatataaaacaaacaaaagaaatcaaatgagtgtaaaatagtatataaaaataatttattcttctaaatctattttatattttttttcacttttttattttcttccactgtttctcattatctttcttTCCTCGCATTTTCCTTTAGACTATGTTTGCCTTCaaatgtaagagaaaaaaaatagaaaggaaaagtagaatgaaaaaaaaaagtgaaaggaaataaaaataaatttaaagttaataaattatttttttataatattttaattatttatttatttatttaactcttctatataaaaattaaataatttaaagatatacaaatttcttaataatttaatttaattattttttactttttttttgcttcattttccttaattttttttttcctcaatattTTCTCGAGACCAATCATATGcttaattttttgagaaccaaaaatACAGAAAGTCTCAAAGTGTGATCAATTTAATTGCATTGTTCTTCATAGGAAATCTTATGGAGTAAACCTTCATTAAAACTTTGGACATTATTTCTTTACATATAAACAATTGACTCTTGCCAAGACAAACAATGAGTACCAATGTCCATGGTCACCGATAGAACTGAACGCAAGGCAATTGGAACTTTGCATACGAGAAGCACAAGGAGATTCTCAATTCTAAGACCCTAACCCCACAACAATAGACCATAACCCCACAATTCTAAGACATCCTCAAAGCTTAGAGTTTGTAGAGAT
The window above is part of the Vitis riparia cultivar Riparia Gloire de Montpellier isolate 1030 chromosome 12, EGFV_Vit.rip_1.0, whole genome shotgun sequence genome. Proteins encoded here:
- the LOC117926902 gene encoding zinc finger transcription factor YY1 isoform X2 encodes the protein MDAHSNYHLFERRPIVKSKTPAVKWVKEWVPQDLVATGGKCLVYKWVTEDTLKALKEKAKEPQAPEPEPEPTTEVLFLCSYEGCGKTFIDAGALRKHSHIHGERQYVCHYEGCGKKFLDSSKLKRHFLIHTGERDFVCPHEGCGKSVMDVPKYVPPAEKLTKTPKPSGGVYGSAASDRPYSCPYEGCEKSYIHEYKLKLHLRREHPGHISDENAENAQANIDNEPDEGSDQDAYVGKRGNGKSQKASKAKSNLKMPPSKVTQRKASNPPPANLNVIKKQWPVKEEIYEEEDSEETEEDRDNVEDGWRYAENNEDDDEETEYED